In Tripterygium wilfordii isolate XIE 37 chromosome 15, ASM1340144v1, whole genome shotgun sequence, one DNA window encodes the following:
- the LOC120016920 gene encoding uncharacterized protein LOC120016920, translated as MGTLTSCSFGAVSFRFRTGPGIVVNGRRTRSLVENRKWRKSNSCFLCKEISRRAVSYRNSVRLRCSSGSNKNNEEEGEKIAKDSSVATTELQEKPELRNRDEFTSNKEPPSVPSRV; from the exons ATGGGCACCCTCACAAGTTGCAGTTTTGGAGCCGTGAGTTTCAGATTCCGTACTGGTCCTGGCATTGTCGTCAATGGTCGGAGAACTCGATCATTGGTTGAGAACAGGAAGTGGAGGAAGAGCAACTCGTGTTTTCTGTGCAAAGAAATCTCCAGGAGGGCGGTCTCTTATAGAAATTCTGTCAGGTTAAGATGCTCTAGCGGTagtaataaaaataatgaagaGGAGGGTGAAAAAATAGCCAAGGATTCGAGTGTGGCTACGACCGAACTACAGGAAAAGCCCGAGTTGCGAAACAGGGATGAGTTTACTTCAAATAAGGAACCTCCTTCAGTTCCTTCCCGG GTGTAG
- the LOC120017325 gene encoding BTB/POZ and MATH domain-containing protein 4-like, with translation MAETENLKEEKQYDEESHCKPFPFTKQLFLNSLWFLNSHLPNALLSFPSMYPSAASSSVTETINGSHRFTIRGYSLAKGIGVGKYIASNIFTVAGHKWAIYFFPNGKNREDNPLYVSVFIALASEGADVRALFELTLVDQSGKGKHKVHSHFDRSLESGPPTLKYRGSMWGFKRFFRRELLETSDFLKDDCLEIDCTVGVVVSGIDRKRLQSVQVPESDIGTQFGMLLEDEVYSDVTFIVSGEKFHAHKLVLAARSPVFETELLNTMEENNHEIVVADIEPKVFKALLHFIYRDTLVEDKELLESSSSFMSSVSDTLAAKLLAPAEKYGLPRLKIICESALCKDIAVESVSHILALADRYHATDLKSVCLKFAAENIVAVMHSDGYRYLKENCPSLQSELLKMMADGGERFSEGGKGQSTWAHLSDGGDTNDANVRQQSWGSEGERIER, from the exons ATGGCAGAAACAGAGAATCTCAAAgaaga GAAGCAATACGATGAGGAA AGCCACTGTAAACCTTTTCCTTTCACCAAACAACTTTTCCTCAATTCCCTATGGTTTCTCAATTCTCACCTTCCAAACGCTCTCTTGTCCTTTCCTTCCATGTACCCTTCCGCAGCATCCAGCTCCGTCACGGAGACCATCAACGGCTCTCACAGGTTCACAATCCGCGGCTATTCCCTGGCGAAGGGCATCGGAGTCGGAAAATACATCGCCAGCAACATCTTCACTGTGGCCGGCCACAAGTGGGCCATATACTTCTTTCCCAACGGCAAGAATCGCGAGGATAACCCCCTTTATGTCTCCGTTTTTATCGCGCTGGCCAGCGAGGGCGCCGATGTACGGGCCTTGTTCGAGCTCACACTGGTGGACCAGAGTGGCAAGGGCAAACACAAGGTCCATAGCCACTTCGATCGATCGCTCGAGAGCGGGCCCCCCACCTTGAAGTATCGAGGCAGCATGTG GGGTTTCAAGCGATTTTTCAGACGAGAATTGCTTGAAACATCAGATTTCCTCAAGGATGATTGCCTGGAAATTGACTGCACTGTTGGTGTTGTAGTGTCAGGAATAGATCGGAAAAGATTGCAATCTGTGCAGGTCCCTGAGTCTGATATTGGAACTCAATTTGGTATGTTACTGGAGGATGAGGTTTATTCTGATGTCACCTTTATTGTGTCTGGTGAAAAGTTTCATGCGCACAAATTGGTCTTGGCTGCTCGTTCTCCTGTATTTGAAACTGAACTTCTCAACACAATGGAGGAAAATAATCATGAGATTGTTGTCGCCGATATAGAACCTAAGGTTTTTAAG GCTTTACTACACTTTATATACAGAGATACTCTGGTTGAAGATAAGGAGCTGTTGGAATCAAGTTCATCTTTCATGTCATCTGTATCTGACACATTAGCTGCTAAGCTGTTAGCACCGGCAGAAAAATATGGTTTGCCTAGACTCAAAATTATCTGTGAGTCTGCGCTCTGCAAGGATATAGCTGTTGAATCTGTTTCCCATATTCTGGCACTGGCTGATCGTTACCATGCAACAGACCTGAAATCTGTTTGCCTAAAATTCGCTGCTGAAAACATTGTAG CTGTTATGCACTCTGATGGGTACAGGTATCTCAAAGAGAACTGCCCATCGCTGCAATCTGAGCTCCTAAAGATGATGGCAGACGGTGGGGAGCGATTTAGTGAAGGGGGAAAAGGCCAAAGCACTTGGGCACATTTATCTGATGGTGGCGATACAAATGATGCCAATGTAAGGCAACAAAGCTGGGGCAGTGAAGGGGAGAGAATTGAAAGATAG
- the LOC120016151 gene encoding co-chaperone protein p23-2-like isoform X3, whose protein sequence is MSRHPEVLWAQRADKVYLTVALPDAKDVSVKCEPQGLFSFSAVGVQGESFHFSLELYGKLKPEGYKTNVGLRNIICSIQKEEKGWWKRLLKTVDKPAPYIKVDWNKWYDEDDEESNSDWASDGDGVEDINQEEGSSEDEGMLYLTLGLHDCRSP, encoded by the exons ATGAG CCGCCACCCTGAAGTTCTTTGGGCTCAGCGCGCCGACAAGGTTTACCTGACTGTTGCTTTACCGGATGCGAAAGATGTTTCAGTTAAATGTGAGCCTCAGGGTTTGTTTAGTTTCTCTGCTGTGGGTGTACAGGGCGAATCCTTTCACTTCAGTTTGGAACTTTATGGAAAACTCAAACCTGAG GGTTATAAAACTAATGTAGGGTTAAGGAACATAATATGCTCAATACAGAAAGAAGAGAAGGGTTGGTGGAAAAGACTGCTCAAGACAGTAGATAAACCGGCACCTTATATCAAGGTTGACTGGAACAAATGgtatgatgaagatgatgaagaatccaATT CTGACTGGGCCTCAGATGGAGATGGTGTTGAG GACATTAACCAAGAGGAGGGAAGCAGTGAAGACGAAGGAATGCTTT ATTTGACTCTCGGTTTGCATGACTGCAGATCTCCCTGA
- the LOC120016151 gene encoding co-chaperone protein p23-2-like isoform X1, giving the protein MSPFSAFKILNIGRHPEVLWAQRADKVYLTVALPDAKDVSVKCEPQGLFSFSAVGVQGESFHFSLELYGKLKPEGYKTNVGLRNIICSIQKEEKGWWKRLLKTVDKPAPYIKVDWNKWYDEDDEESNSDWASDGDGVEDINQEEGSSEDEGMLYLTLGLHDCRSP; this is encoded by the exons ATGAGCCCTTTCTCTGCTTTCAAAATCTTGAATATAGG CCGCCACCCTGAAGTTCTTTGGGCTCAGCGCGCCGACAAGGTTTACCTGACTGTTGCTTTACCGGATGCGAAAGATGTTTCAGTTAAATGTGAGCCTCAGGGTTTGTTTAGTTTCTCTGCTGTGGGTGTACAGGGCGAATCCTTTCACTTCAGTTTGGAACTTTATGGAAAACTCAAACCTGAG GGTTATAAAACTAATGTAGGGTTAAGGAACATAATATGCTCAATACAGAAAGAAGAGAAGGGTTGGTGGAAAAGACTGCTCAAGACAGTAGATAAACCGGCACCTTATATCAAGGTTGACTGGAACAAATGgtatgatgaagatgatgaagaatccaATT CTGACTGGGCCTCAGATGGAGATGGTGTTGAG GACATTAACCAAGAGGAGGGAAGCAGTGAAGACGAAGGAATGCTTT ATTTGACTCTCGGTTTGCATGACTGCAGATCTCCCTGA
- the LOC120016151 gene encoding co-chaperone protein p23-2-like isoform X2, translated as MSPFSAFKILNIGRHPEVLWAQRADKVYLTVALPDAKDVSVKCEPQGLFSFSAVGVQGESFHFSLELYGKLKPEGYKTNVGLRNIICSIQKEEKGWWKRLLKTVDKPAPYIKVDWNKWYDEDDEESNSDWASDGDGVEDINQEEGSSEDEGMLYLPDLEKARGK; from the exons ATGAGCCCTTTCTCTGCTTTCAAAATCTTGAATATAGG CCGCCACCCTGAAGTTCTTTGGGCTCAGCGCGCCGACAAGGTTTACCTGACTGTTGCTTTACCGGATGCGAAAGATGTTTCAGTTAAATGTGAGCCTCAGGGTTTGTTTAGTTTCTCTGCTGTGGGTGTACAGGGCGAATCCTTTCACTTCAGTTTGGAACTTTATGGAAAACTCAAACCTGAG GGTTATAAAACTAATGTAGGGTTAAGGAACATAATATGCTCAATACAGAAAGAAGAGAAGGGTTGGTGGAAAAGACTGCTCAAGACAGTAGATAAACCGGCACCTTATATCAAGGTTGACTGGAACAAATGgtatgatgaagatgatgaagaatccaATT CTGACTGGGCCTCAGATGGAGATGGTGTTGAG GACATTAACCAAGAGGAGGGAAGCAGTGAAGACGAAGGAATGCTTT ATCTCCCTGATTTGGAAAAGGCAAGAGGAAAGTAA
- the LOC120016152 gene encoding uncharacterized protein LOC120016152: protein MMKKKKHFSSIANDVPHRCSEMLNTTVEELVKGFESEGNQETGDYSRKLVEFCCSKALSGMCERMGDMIGDGSFSRFTFDMMLAWEIPSSQEEEAYTESLGKEKEERRKPTKAVEEQDDISLFYSDIMPLLVDNEQSVGEDAFVWLVSLVPLAADVVNGRFMFETLTATTCYQLHFPAYDMFLKEIDKCIKNLQNQAKPKGVELADDEYILHFDGTATTQRVVRHIGGTSWPGRLTLTNYALYFEASGVVTYEDALKIDLSKDIEHTVKPAATGPWGAPLFDKAIVYESPELSEGITFEFPEITSSTRRDLWLALTKEIMLMHKFLSKYNVEYPTQAWDMHSRTILAIIRLHAGREMLRMSPPEPTKFLIFALFYEVPKGDIVLEELAESLKKDGGGYQCKASSILRSMNISHPVVSTEEIKAVRMEPKSASGLDENISQLEAAVNQAREEAREINVAKATTECLKEEGIGESVLVLMNLLKPLGDMLPRLNEILSWKKPLTTLAVIVTTMLIVYKEWVGKAIAACLLWIVAKMLQARRRRLHEKCNEIVVETGGSDQTMMESIVSAQYGLITVHEIIQSANIIILKIWSIAISKAYKHANMAMAAMCGLAIMLSVIPFKFIIMAAILYFFILTSKLGKLLESDQGNRRLKEWWDSIPIAPVRIEDKDKVAKNI from the exons atgatgaagaagaagaagcatttCTCCTCCATTGCCAATGATGTCCCCCACAGATGTTCAGA AATGCTGAACACTACTGTGGAGGAATTGGTGAAGGGATTTGAATCAGAGGGGAACCAAGAAACAGGTGATTATTCAAGAAAATTAGTTGAATTTTGCTGCTCAAAAGCTTTGAGTGGAATGTGTGAAAGAATGGGAGATATGATTGGTGATGGGTCCTTTAGCCGGTTCACATTTGATATGATGCTTGCTTGGGAGATTCCAAGTTCTCAAGAAGAGGAAGCTTATACG GAAAGTTTGGGAAAGGAGAAAGAGGAAAGGAGGAAGCCTACAAAGGCAGTTGAAGAACAAGATGATATCTCTCTTTTCTATTCAGACATTATGCCACTTCTT GTCGATAATGAGCAAAGTGTTGGAGAAGATGCTTTTGTTTGGTTGGTATCATTAGTTCCACTAGCTGCTGATGTTGTTAATGGAAGATTTATGTTTGAAACGCTAACGGCAACAACATGCTACCAGCTCCATTTTCCAGCATATGACATGTTCCTTAAAGAAATTGACAA GTGCATAAAGAATTTGCAAAACCAAGCAAAGCCAAAGGGCGTGGAGTTGGCAGATGATGAATATATATTGCATTTCGATGGTACAGCAACCACACAGAGAGTAGTTCGTCATATTGGAGGAACAAGTTGGCCAG GCAGGCTTACTCTGACCAACTATGCTCTCTACTTTGAGGCGTCTGGAGTGGTAACTTATGAAGATGCACTTAAAATTGATCTCTCAAAGGATATTGAACACACTGTTAAGCCAGCAGCCACAGGACCATGGGGTGCTCCACTCTTTGACAAGGCCATAGTTTACGAGTCTCCCGAATT ATCTGAAGGAATTACTTTCGAGTTTCCTGAAATAACAAGCTCCACAAGACGTGACCTTTGGCTTGCACTCACCAAAGAGATCATGTTGATGCACAAGTTTTTGTCAAAATATAATGTGGAATATCCAACACAAGCATGGGACATGCATTCGAGAACAATATTGGCGATCATAAGGCTCCATGCAGGAAGAGAAATGCTCAGGATGTCGCCTCCAGAACCTACAAAATTCTTGATTTTTGCCCTGTTTTATGAGGTACCTAAGGGAGATATTGTCCTAGAGGAGCTAGCTGAGAGCCTAAAGAAAGACGGTGGTGGATATCAATGCAAAGCCAGCTCAATTTTAAGGAGTATGAACATTTCACATCCAGTAGTCTCAACTGAAGAAATAAAGGCAGTGAGGATGGAACCCAAAAGCGCAAGTGGCCTAGATGAAAATATCTCTCAATTGGAGGCCGCTGTTAATCAGGCCAGGGAGGAAGCAAGGGAAATCAACGTTGCCAAAGCCACCACTGAGTGTTTGAAAGAGGAAGGGATCGGTGAAAGTGTACTTGTTCTTATG AATCTACTAAAGCCACTTGGAGATATGCTCCCTCGGCTTAACGAAATCCTATCATGGAAAAAGCCACTAACAACACTGGCTGTGATTGTTACAACTATGCTGATTGTGTACAA GGAGTGGGTTGGAAAGGCTATTGCTGCCTGTTTATTGTGGATAGTTGCCAAGATGCTACAGGCAAGACGAAGAAGGCTTCATGAAAAGTGCAATGAGATAGTAGTCGAAACTGGTGGCTCAGATCAGACTATGATGGAAAGCATAGTATCGGCGCAATATGGATTGATAACTGTCCATGAGATTATCCAGTCtgcaaatataataatattgaaGATATGGTCAATAGCAATCTCAAAAGCATATAAG CATGCTAACATGGCAATGGCGGCTATGTGTGGGTTAGCTATCATGTTATCGGTGATCCCGTTCAAGTTCATAATAATGGCAGCTATATTGTACTTCTTCATCTTGACATCAAAACTAGGCAAGTTGTTGGAAAGTGATCAGGGGAACAGAAGACTGAAAGAATGGTGGGATTCAATTCCTATAGCTCCTGTTCGCATTGAAGACAAGGACAAAGTTGCCAAAAATATTTGA